The DNA segment TGCGAGTCGATGCCGCCGGCGGTAACGATGCGCCCCTCGCCCGCGATCACTTCGGTACCGGGACCGACGATGATATCGACACCCGGCTGAACATCGGGATTACCGGCCTTGCCCAGCGCGGCGATCTTGCCGTCCTTGATGCCGATGTCGCATTTGACGATGCCCCACCAATCGAGCACCAGCGCGTTGGTGATGACGGTATCGACCGCGCCGCCCGCGCGCGTCACCTGGCTTTGGCCCATGCCGTCGCGAATGACCTTGCCGCCGCCGAATTTCACTTCCTCGCCGTAAACGGTCAGGTCCTTCTCGACCTCGATGAACAATTCGGTATCGGCCAAGCGCACGCGATCGCCCGTGGTGGGCCCGTACATGCCGGCATAGGAGGAACGGGGAATACGATAGCTCATGTCACTTCCCCTTTTTCTTCGCGGGCTTGGGCGCCGAGGGTTTCAGCTTGCCGTTCACTTCGGCGCGGAAGCCGAACACTTTGCGCGCACCGGCATAGGCGACGAGCGTCACGCGCCGCGTCTGCCCCGGCTCGAAGCGCACGGCCGTGCCGGCGGGAATGTTCAGCCGCGCGCCATAGGCTTTGTCGCGCGGGAAGGACAGCGCCGGATTGGTTTCGTAGAAATGATAATGCGAGCCGACCTGGATCGGCCGGTCGCCGGTATTGGCGACGTCGATCTCCACCGTCTTGCGGCCGGCGTTGAGTTCGATCTCGCCTTCGCGCAGCAGGAATT comes from the Alphaproteobacteria bacterium genome and includes:
- a CDS encoding urease subunit beta, whose product is MKPGEFLLREGEIELNAGRKTVEIDVANTGDRPIQVGSHYHFYETNPALSFPRDKAYGARLNIPAGTAVRFEPGQTRRVTLVAYAGARKVFGFRAEVNGKLKPSAPKPAKKKGK